A single Criblamydia sequanensis CRIB-18 DNA region contains:
- a CDS encoding cation:proton antiporter: protein MDLVNLEIVIILTVGFALASILGFLSYKAGLSSLLGYLIAGYLIGPYSPGIVIDSHTAEQLAEIGVILMMFGVGMHFKWEDLASVKSVAIPGAFGQTFVTALFSTLFIYSLGWTLESGLIIGLSIGVASTVVLVRVLSDNEILSTPQGHIAVGWLIVEDIFTVAVLILLPSIAANQGLTGFDIKIFSFSILILTIKFISLAFVVFYIGTRVVTYLLFRIARTRSHELFTLAVLAITFAIALGSALIFGTSIALGAFLAGMVIGRTEVRHQASAHVLPLKDAFVVIFFLSVGMLFDPRAMVENFSLFTGVLAIILIVKPLTAFLIVYFLGYSVEVGLVVALSLAQIGEFSFILAEEAMKYKLLPDAGYDILVASALISIAINPLLFKSIKNFKYYLEKLLHQQSNDEGRGLISKEAVNKAIVVGYGPIGRAIYQTLQENGFSPIVIDRNVDTISKLLKEGKEAIYGDASKSNIQEIAGMEKAVLLAVTLPEINESISVIETARDLHPPIYIVARTRYISDKPFFENLDIPCICCEEEGLKAFREVLAATMDEIKKPKD, encoded by the coding sequence GTGGATCTTGTAAATCTTGAAATTGTCATCATACTTACAGTCGGTTTCGCCCTTGCCAGCATTCTTGGGTTTTTATCTTACAAAGCAGGTCTTTCCTCCCTCCTTGGCTATCTGATTGCCGGCTATCTTATAGGACCTTATTCTCCCGGAATTGTAATCGATAGCCACACCGCTGAACAATTAGCTGAAATTGGCGTTATTTTAATGATGTTCGGGGTTGGAATGCACTTTAAATGGGAAGACCTTGCTAGTGTCAAATCGGTCGCAATCCCGGGAGCGTTTGGTCAAACTTTTGTGACGGCCCTTTTTTCGACCCTTTTTATTTATTCTCTTGGCTGGACTTTGGAATCAGGTTTAATTATAGGTCTTTCGATTGGGGTAGCAAGTACAGTTGTGCTTGTCCGGGTGTTAAGTGATAATGAGATCCTTTCTACACCGCAAGGACACATTGCGGTCGGTTGGCTGATTGTAGAAGATATTTTTACTGTGGCGGTTTTGATTCTTTTGCCTTCAATTGCGGCAAATCAAGGCCTAACAGGTTTTGATATAAAAATTTTCAGCTTTTCAATCCTCATCCTCACTATAAAATTTATAAGCTTGGCTTTTGTCGTATTTTATATAGGCACGAGGGTTGTGACCTACCTTCTTTTTAGAATCGCGAGGACAAGGTCGCATGAACTCTTTACTCTTGCGGTTCTTGCCATTACCTTTGCTATTGCTCTCGGTTCAGCTCTTATTTTTGGAACATCGATTGCCCTTGGAGCTTTTTTAGCGGGTATGGTAATAGGAAGAACCGAAGTTCGCCATCAAGCTTCCGCCCACGTTCTTCCGTTAAAGGACGCCTTCGTTGTGATCTTTTTTCTCTCGGTTGGAATGCTCTTTGATCCAAGAGCGATGGTTGAAAATTTTAGCCTATTTACCGGGGTTTTAGCCATTATTCTTATTGTAAAACCCTTGACTGCTTTTCTCATCGTTTATTTTCTTGGGTACTCGGTAGAAGTGGGGTTGGTAGTAGCCTTATCTTTAGCTCAGATCGGGGAGTTTTCCTTTATTTTAGCCGAAGAAGCCATGAAGTATAAGCTTTTGCCTGACGCCGGCTACGATATTCTTGTGGCTTCAGCCTTAATCTCTATTGCCATCAACCCTCTTCTTTTTAAGTCGATTAAAAATTTCAAGTATTATCTTGAAAAACTGCTCCACCAACAATCAAATGATGAAGGAAGGGGGTTGATTTCAAAAGAAGCTGTAAATAAAGCGATCGTTGTAGGTTATGGTCCAATTGGAAGAGCGATTTATCAAACTCTTCAGGAAAATGGTTTTTCTCCTATTGTTATTGATAGAAATGTGGACACTATTTCAAAACTTCTAAAAGAAGGAAAAGAGGCCATCTACGGAGATGCTTCCAAATCTAACATTCAAGAAATTGCCGGGATGGAAAAAGCCGTTCTTTTAGCCGTAACTTTGCCGGAAATCAATGAGTCCATTAGTGTGATTGAAACAGCAAGAGACCTTCACCCGCCTATCTATATAGTAGCGAGAACAAGGTATATTAGCGATAAGCCTTTTTTTGAAAATTTAGATATTCCATGCATTTGCTGCGAAGAAGAAGGGCTAAAAGCTTTCAGGGAAGTTTTAGCCGCCACCATGGATGAAATAAAAAAACCTAAGGATTAG
- the fusA gene encoding elongation factor G has protein sequence MSRPPNEHLEKVRNIGIMAHIDAGKTTTTERILFYSGRSHKIGEVHEGAATMDWMVQEQERGITITSAATTVFWHDCKINIIDTPGHVDFTIEVERSLRVLDGAVAVFDAVSGVEPQSETVWRQADKYGVPRIAFVNKMDRTGSDFFAAVQSMKDKLHANAIPVHIPIGAEGGFRGMVDLIKMKAILFDDETKGAKYVEDEIPEDLLEISKIKRQELLDELATIDEDNEEFMMKVLDDQDSLTQDEIHAVIRKGVCSGKMNPVLCGSAFKNKGVQQILDAVIHWMPSPLDRRAVNGIDLKTDQPIVIKPADDQPFSALAFKVMTDPYVGRLTFIRIYSGTLLKGMTLLNSTKDSKERISRLIEMHANQRKERDEFFTGDIAACIGLKATTTGDTLCDPDYPVLLEKMEFPEPVISMAIEPKSKADREKLSKALSALAEEDPTFRVSSNEETGQTIISGMGELHLEIIHDRMKREFSVEANVGKPQVAYKETITKPGAIQTKYVKQTGGRGQYAHVELEIEPNEKGKGNEVRNKVVGGAIPREYIPAVIKGIEEGLSTGVLAGYGLVDVVVNIVYGSYHEVDSNEMAFKICGSMALKDAAKKCGPIILEPIMKVDVTTPESAMGDVIGDLNRRRGQIIGQENVKGAVIVHAEVPLSEMFGYSTQLRSLSSGRASYVMEPSHFSPLPNKLQEEIIKKG, from the coding sequence ATGTCAAGACCCCCTAATGAGCATTTAGAAAAAGTGCGTAATATCGGTATCATGGCTCACATTGATGCCGGAAAGACAACAACTACAGAGCGTATCTTATTCTATAGCGGCCGATCACATAAAATCGGTGAAGTCCATGAAGGCGCTGCCACAATGGACTGGATGGTTCAAGAGCAAGAGCGCGGTATTACTATCACCTCAGCTGCTACAACTGTATTCTGGCATGACTGTAAAATTAACATTATCGATACTCCGGGCCACGTTGACTTCACAATCGAAGTTGAAAGATCCTTAAGAGTCCTTGATGGTGCTGTCGCTGTGTTTGACGCCGTATCCGGTGTTGAGCCTCAGTCTGAAACCGTATGGAGACAAGCTGACAAATACGGCGTGCCGCGCATTGCATTTGTTAATAAAATGGATAGAACAGGCTCAGACTTCTTTGCAGCCGTCCAATCCATGAAAGACAAACTTCATGCCAACGCCATCCCTGTCCACATTCCAATCGGCGCCGAAGGCGGCTTTAGAGGAATGGTCGACCTTATCAAAATGAAAGCGATTCTTTTTGATGACGAAACAAAGGGTGCTAAATACGTTGAAGATGAGATTCCGGAAGATCTTTTAGAAATCTCAAAAATCAAAAGACAAGAGCTTTTAGACGAGCTTGCCACAATTGATGAAGACAATGAAGAATTCATGATGAAAGTTCTTGATGATCAAGACTCTCTCACACAAGATGAAATTCATGCCGTCATTAGAAAAGGCGTTTGCTCCGGAAAAATGAATCCTGTTCTTTGCGGTTCAGCCTTTAAAAACAAGGGCGTTCAGCAAATATTGGATGCTGTTATTCACTGGATGCCTTCCCCTCTCGACAGAAGAGCGGTTAATGGAATCGATCTAAAAACAGATCAGCCGATTGTCATCAAGCCTGCCGACGATCAGCCTTTCTCAGCTCTTGCTTTTAAAGTCATGACAGACCCTTATGTCGGAAGATTGACTTTTATTAGAATCTACTCAGGTACGCTTCTAAAAGGAATGACGCTTTTGAATTCTACAAAAGATTCTAAAGAGCGTATTTCACGTTTGATCGAGATGCACGCCAACCAAAGAAAAGAGCGGGATGAGTTCTTTACAGGCGATATTGCAGCTTGTATCGGCTTAAAAGCCACAACAACCGGAGACACTCTTTGCGATCCGGATTACCCTGTTCTTCTTGAAAAAATGGAGTTCCCTGAGCCTGTTATTTCCATGGCTATCGAACCTAAATCTAAAGCCGATCGTGAAAAACTCTCAAAGGCTCTTTCAGCCCTAGCTGAAGAAGACCCCACCTTCCGCGTTTCTTCAAACGAAGAAACAGGACAGACCATCATCTCCGGTATGGGCGAGCTTCACCTTGAGATTATCCATGACCGTATGAAAAGGGAATTTAGCGTAGAAGCAAACGTTGGAAAACCACAAGTAGCCTATAAAGAAACCATCACAAAACCGGGTGCGATTCAGACGAAATACGTCAAGCAAACAGGGGGACGCGGTCAATACGCCCACGTCGAACTTGAGATCGAACCGAATGAAAAAGGCAAAGGAAACGAAGTCCGCAATAAAGTTGTGGGCGGAGCGATTCCTCGGGAATACATCCCGGCTGTCATTAAAGGTATTGAGGAAGGTCTATCAACAGGCGTTCTTGCAGGTTACGGCCTTGTCGATGTCGTTGTAAATATCGTTTATGGATCCTACCACGAAGTAGACTCTAACGAAATGGCCTTTAAGATCTGCGGATCGATGGCTCTTAAGGATGCGGCTAAGAAATGCGGCCCTATAATCCTTGAACCAATCATGAAAGTGGATGTAACAACACCTGAATCGGCAATGGGTGATGTTATCGGAGACTTAAACCGCAGGCGCGGCCAAATTATCGGTCAGGAAAATGTGAAGGGCGCAGTTATTGTGCACGCAGAAGTTCCTTTAAGCGAAATGTTCGGGTACTCTACACAACTTCGTTCTTTATCATCAGGAAGAGCGTCTTATGTAATGGAGCCTAGCCACTTCTCGCCGCTCCCGAATAAATTACAAGAAGAAATCATTAAGAAAGGTTAA
- the rpsL gene encoding 30S ribosomal protein S12 codes for MPTINQLVREPRTAKKRRSKSPALKKCPQRRGVCLQVKTKTPKKPNSALRKVAWVRLSTGQEVIAYIGGEGHNLQEHSIVLVRGGRVKDLPGVRYHIVRGTLDCAAVKDRKQGRSKYGAKRPK; via the coding sequence ATGCCGACAATCAATCAATTGGTTCGTGAACCGAGAACCGCTAAAAAACGACGCAGTAAATCTCCTGCTCTGAAGAAGTGTCCTCAGCGCCGAGGGGTTTGCCTCCAAGTAAAAACAAAGACGCCTAAAAAGCCAAACTCAGCTCTTAGAAAAGTAGCATGGGTCCGTCTTTCAACAGGACAAGAAGTCATTGCCTATATCGGCGGTGAAGGCCATAACTTGCAAGAACACAGCATTGTGCTTGTAAGAGGCGGAAGAGTAAAAGACTTACCTGGTGTGCGTTATCACATCGTTAGAGGTACATTAGACTGTGCGGCTGTAAAAGACCGTAAGCAAGGAAGATCCAAATACGGGGCCAAAAGACCTAAGTAA
- the rpsJ gene encoding 30S ribosomal protein S10 encodes MAKQDKSTTKQQARQKIRIRLKGYDQRLLDRSTEDIVETAKRTGAAVAGPIPLPTRKEIFTVLRSPHVDKKSRDQYEIRTHKRLIDILNPTGKTIDALKTLTLPAGVDIKIKA; translated from the coding sequence ATGGCAAAACAAGATAAAAGTACAACAAAACAACAAGCTAGGCAAAAGATCCGTATCCGCCTCAAAGGATATGATCAACGCCTTCTTGACCGTTCTACAGAAGACATCGTGGAAACGGCAAAGCGTACCGGAGCTGCAGTTGCCGGCCCAATTCCTTTGCCAACACGTAAAGAGATTTTTACTGTTCTTAGATCCCCTCACGTTGATAAAAAATCACGTGACCAGTATGAAATCCGTACTCATAAGCGTTTAATTGATATTTTAAACCCAACCGGAAAAACAATCGATGCGTTAAAAACATTGACTTTGCCGGCAGGTGTCGATATCAAAATTAAAGCTTAA
- the scpB gene encoding SMC-Scp complex subunit ScpB, translating into MLFATSEPITLNKIREVTDSFYPLKPSVLLGLMDELQSDYMELRRGFRLEEIAGGYLLRSCEEFTPYIQLLYREKRGEKLSQASSEVLAIIAYRQPITRAEIESIRGVDSSYVVGSLLERGLIEPSGKLEAPGRPTLYSITQEFLSHFGLKDIKELPELKSLFPNP; encoded by the coding sequence TTGCTTTTTGCCACAAGCGAACCTATTACCCTAAATAAAATAAGAGAAGTTACAGATTCTTTTTACCCCCTAAAGCCAAGCGTTCTCTTAGGGTTGATGGATGAGCTTCAATCCGATTATATGGAGTTAAGACGAGGCTTTAGATTAGAAGAAATAGCAGGTGGCTACCTCTTAAGGTCTTGCGAAGAATTTACACCCTATATTCAACTTTTATATCGAGAAAAAAGAGGTGAAAAATTAAGCCAGGCATCCTCTGAAGTGCTTGCCATTATTGCCTATAGACAACCGATCACAAGAGCTGAAATTGAATCAATTAGAGGCGTCGACTCCTCGTATGTTGTGGGATCTCTTCTTGAAAGAGGCTTAATAGAACCTTCCGGAAAATTAGAAGCTCCCGGCCGGCCTACCCTTTATAGCATCACCCAAGAATTCCTTTCCCACTTTGGATTAAAAGACATTAAGGAGTTGCCGGAACTTAAATCACTTTTTCCTAATCCTTAG
- the rpsG gene encoding 30S ribosomal protein S7: protein MSRRRRAEKRETAPDPLYNSTLLAKFINKVMQSGKKSTARRIIYNALDKLAKRVKMEDPLAAFEQALENAKPALEVKSRRIGGATYQVPIEIPSNRRISMAMRWIINHSRSKVGRSMEEGLAMELADCFNNQGTTIKKKDDTHRMAEANRAFAHYKW, encoded by the coding sequence ATGTCAAGAAGAAGACGCGCAGAGAAAAGGGAAACAGCTCCCGATCCGCTTTATAACAGCACGCTGCTCGCTAAATTTATCAACAAAGTGATGCAAAGTGGAAAAAAGAGTACCGCACGCCGCATTATTTATAATGCCTTAGACAAATTAGCTAAGCGTGTAAAAATGGAAGATCCATTGGCAGCTTTTGAGCAAGCGCTTGAAAATGCTAAGCCGGCTCTTGAAGTAAAATCCCGCCGTATCGGTGGAGCCACTTACCAAGTACCTATTGAGATTCCAAGCAACCGCCGTATTTCGATGGCAATGCGCTGGATTATCAACCATTCTCGCAGCAAAGTGGGACGTTCTATGGAAGAAGGCCTCGCAATGGAACTTGCAGACTGCTTCAACAATCAAGGAACGACAATTAAAAAGAAAGATGACACCCACCGCATGGCAGAGGCTAACAGAGCCTTCGCCCACTACAAGTGGTAA